The following proteins are co-located in the Vigna unguiculata cultivar IT97K-499-35 chromosome 9, ASM411807v1, whole genome shotgun sequence genome:
- the LOC114162670 gene encoding psbP domain-containing protein 5, chloroplastic, whose amino-acid sequence MVLPSSSLSLSFFFPTSTLLPNNLIFRNNNRVIFNQHNVPLSKERLRFSCCALRPTSQNRVFRRDLMLLGLTSVSLTWPLSVALAEEEPTMASFFDETNAYSYQYPVESPSDNISLKWVESRKPERYSSAAPLSPDARLRIVSERVDFIDNVIISVTIGPPNGSFIKSKDKSTWTAKDVADSVLADRSSLRVTSSQRLEESSVLNTHSSEIDGEKYWYYEYLVRKAPLRLTDQSNTYRHYLASTAERDGYFYSISASTISPRWEKLGPFLEKAVSSFRLLSPTENYVPPYKDPWRFW is encoded by the exons ATGGTTTTACCTTCTTCCTCCCTCTCCCTTTCCTTCTTCTTCCCCACTTCTACTCTGCTTCCTAATAACCTTATCTTCAG AAACAACAACAGAGTTATCTTTAACCAACACAATGTTCCATTATCAAAGGAAAGACTACGCTTTTCATGTTGTGCTCTAAGACCCACTTCGCAAAACCGGGTTTTTAGAAGGGATTTGATGTTGTTAGGCTTGACTTCGGTTTCTCTCACATGGCCACTTTCAG TGGCTCTTGCTGAAGAAGAGCCCACAATGGCTTCGTTTTTTGATGAAACAAATGCCTATTCTTATCAGTACCCTGTTGAGTCTCCTTCCGACAATATTTCCCTCAAATG GGTAGAATCCCGAAAGCCAGAGCGATATTCATCAGCTGCACCACTTTCTC CCGATGCACGCCTGCGCATTGTGTCCGAGCGTGTAGACTTTATTGATAATGTCATCATTTCTGTCACG ATAGGTCCACCAAATGGAAGCTTTATAAAATCAAAGGATAAGAGTACATGGACTGCAAAGGATGTTGCTGATTCAGTTTTAGCTGACAGATCTTCACTG CGAGTTACCTCAAGTCAGCGTTTAGAAGAGAGTTCGGTTCTCAATACCCATTCTAGTGAA ATTGATGGTGAGAAGTACTGGTATTATGAATACCTTGTTCGTAAAGCACCTTTGAGACTA aCTGATCAATCAAACACTTACCGGCATTATCTTGCTTCAACAGCTGAAAGAGATG GTTATTTTTACTCTATCAGTGCTTCAACCATCAGCCCACGTTGGGAAAAG CTGGGGCCTTTCCTTGAAAAGGCAGTGAGTTCGTTTCGTCTCCTTAGCCCAACAGAAAATTATGTTCCTCCCTACAAAGATCCCTGGAGATTTTGGtga
- the LOC114164471 gene encoding trichohyalin-like, translating to MSGKPNLNVPVSRTHEELDHKNHEEEGSKNPEEGSENQVEEGSNIREEENPKSREEYSKNLEEKDSKNHEEEHSKKHKESPSKKKGKKDMKKKPKPEIDETLIQMRVRKLTESLRQGEIERAEWVSSQMTKLLEEEAEVDIEYLKRSFPDISRESLRDIYNFNCGDLEDAMDMLSMLESNEMPDMDNPVAADDASTSPKEKEAEK from the exons ATGTCAGGAAAGCCTAATTTGAATGTCCCAGTCTCCAGGACTCACGAAGAACTGGATCACAAGAATCACGAAGAAGAAGGTTCCAAGAATCCCGAGGAAGGTTCTGAGAATCAAGTTGAAGAAGGTTCCAACATTCGCGAGGAGGAAAATCCTAAGTCTCGCGAAGAATATTCCAAAAACCTCGAAGAGAAAGACTCCAAGAACCATGAAGAAGAGCATTCGAAGAAACACAAAGAGAGTCCTTCCAAGAAGAAAGGTAAAAAAGATATGAAGAAGAAGCCAAAACCTGAGATCGATGAGACCCTTATTCAAATGCGTGTCAGAAAACTTACTGAGTCTTTGCGTCAAGGAGAGATCGAGCGAGCAGAATGGGTTTCTTCACAGATGACAAAGTTGCTTGAGGAAGAAGCTGAAGTGGATATTGAATATCTAAAAAGGTCATTTCCTGATATTTCTCGAGAATCCCTTAGAGATATATACAATTTCAATTGTGGTGATCTGGAAGATGCCATGGACATGCTCAGTATGCTTGag AGTAATGAAATGCCGGATATGGATAATCCTGTGGCAGCAGATGATGCTTCTACTTCACCAAAAGAGAAGGAAGCTGAAAAATAA
- the LOC114162750 gene encoding dnaJ homolog subfamily B member 1, with amino-acid sequence MGVDYYDVLKVNRNATEDDLKKSYRKLAMKWHPDKNPNNKKEAEANFKQISEAYEVLSDPQRRLVYDQYGEEGLKDKPPDEPSNNGFNPRNAEDIFAEFFGSSPFGFGSSGANKSKRFPSDGGTTPFGGFSAKDNNFRSYSTGRGNVLKKPLPVESKLPCSLEELYTGSTRKMKISRKTVDANGWTVPETEILTIDVKPGWKKGTKITFPEKGNQEPNQLPADLVFVIDEKPHDVFKRDGNDLIVNKRVSLAEAIGGTTINLTTLDGRSLSVQVTDIVSPGYEMSIPKEGMPITKEPGHRGDLKIKFDVSFPTKLTPEQRAGLKRTLTT; translated from the exons ATGGGTGTGGATTACTATGATGTGTTGAAGGTTAACAGAAATGCTACGGAGGATGATTTGAAGAAATCATACAGAAAGTTGGCCATGAAATGGCACCCTGATAAGAACCCCAACAACAAAAAGGAAGCTGAAGCCAATTTCAAACAGATTTCAGAGGCTTACGAG GTGCTGAGTGACCCTCAGAGAAGGTTGGTTTATGATCAGTATGGAGAGGAGGGGTTGAAAGATAAGCCACCGGACGAACCATCAAATAATGGGTTCAACCCAAGAAATGCAGAGGATATTTTTGCAGAATTCTTTGGAAGTAGCCCTTTTGGATTTGGATCATCTGGGGCAAACAAATCTAAGAGATTCCCCTCTGATGGAGGTACTACACCCTTTGGTGGATTTAGTGCGAAGGATAATAATTTTCGATCATATAGTACTGGACGAGGGAATGTGCTAAAGAAGCCACTCCCAGTGGAATCCAAACTTCCTTGCTCTTTGGAGGAATTGTACACTGGATCGACTAGGAAAATGAAGATCTCAAGGAAAACCGTGGATGCTAATGG ATGGACAGTTCCGGAAACAGAGATATTGACGATTGATGTGAAGCCGGGTTGGAAGAAAGGGACAAAAATTACGTTTCCTGAGAAAGGGAATCAAGAACCGAATCAACTGCCTGCAGATCTTGTGTTTGTGATCGACGAGAAGCCTCATGATGTGTTCAAGAGAGACGGGAATGACCTTATTGTGAACAAAAGGGTGTCGTTGGCTGAGGCCATTGGAGGAACCACAATAAACCTCACCACGCTTGATGGACGCAGTTTAAGTGTTCAAGTCACTGACATTGTGAGTCCTGGTTACGAGATGAGTATTCCAAAAGAAGGGATGCCAATAACAAAGGAGCCTGGTCATAGGGGTGATCTCAAGATCAAATTTGATGTCAGTTTTCCCACAAAGTTGACCCCTGAGCAACGAGCAGGACTCAAGCGAACACTCACAACTTGA
- the LOC114195947 gene encoding death-inducer obliterator 1: MSNNLVSEPMPSMQMARLEPLMNKIDSSGRQMEMGILVPVSSDIVSQPMGSSNEHVGLLRAVPGESRFQGMPLSTMQSGRVEAQPSNPGMHQILSANRQSMQMGRLPNSAGPQQQQQPTTPKRKAPTELSSSSSFNKRVAQMGNRPWLQQVPNASNRGSLQMQSPSNASRTQHSAASSKRKTQLDSTSGKAGTPRSVNSKSQNSQIKQSSKAQTESSESVRSKMRESLAAALALVSQQGKPQIPNNNRPTDDATNTQGKLENNSQCSGSTPTSINAPLEQSISQSVNSSFAEVDSVGRVETEHMQSTSFKEDFPEKYKDYEAGSTNASNNESILTSMQVLNCDKQDFQSCYTLTTDDVPFSDSFFMKDDLLQGNGLSWVLSDMVDVGNQRESQTNIEQRSEPEEKGEGCREEAPLPELLASKIEAELFKLFGGVNKKYKEKGRSLLFNLKDRNNPELRERVMFGQIPPEQLCSMTAEELASKELSQWRIAKAEELAQMVVLPNSDVDFRRLVKKTHKGEFQVEVEHEDNVSIEEVSGGTNSVARSQTAKRDVEGTSSKPDVNSDAEKRNLQKDDTFSITISSTDGTDPMQGLMTDDALKDPDFLPPIVSLDEFMESLHSEPPFENLPLETGKVTPALDKDDSGVGSKSKSSDLTPNEQAVVTPEKFPSTRVTSDAEKEKKADAESGTISSDTAGYSGSQADMKSTDDRTKEMSIDNAKPAPSDTDFKGNQSHAEGRYGNDNKYMKDAVPTKGECLWEGMLQPNISTTQSVISFYKSGEKTAAKDWPGFLEIKGRVRLDAFEKFLQDLRLSRSRAIMVSHFLSKELDEQSTLREVAESYISDERVGFAEPVHGVELYFCPPHKKTVEMLSNILPKEQIEAVNSIDNGLIGIIVWRKTNLTSSISPTTATHHKHSSKRQQYLSRRQQDINVNANSTHKAVPPTDLKTTENENDDDDDVPPGFGPPAARVEDDLPEFNFSSSSIPPHLAQKPKELSNMVALHSVNPAPPPARPVEQMRELVYKYGQNKASAPSSVNWQDKFGGTIQPWNDDDDDIPEWQPQTSQNQFLPQQTMHNFHLRPHIVNQSLPGSQQQPIMTPQYLQPPMNVTHTQRNFDPQWLPSPQATNLPPRGPPPYGAPSQGTTWPQNVSRTSRGF, from the exons ATGTCTAACAATCTGGTTTCAGAGCCTATGCCCAGTATGCAAATGGCTCGGTTAGAGCCGCTTATGAACAAGATTGATTCGTCAGGGAGACAGATGGAAATGGGGATTTTGGTTCCTGTGTCCAGTGATATTGTTTCACAGCCTATGGGGAGCTCAAATGAACATGTTGGGTTATTGAGAGCTGTGCCTGGTGAATCTAGGTTTCAGGGCATGCCCCTTTCGACCATGCAGAGTGGACGAGTAGAAGCACAACCGAGTAATCCAGGAATGCATCAAATTCTTTCCGCAAACCGACAGTCCATGCAAATGGGGAGGCTTCCAAATAGCGCAGGGCctcagcagcagcagcagccaACAACTCCCAAGCGCAAGGCGCCAACAGAACTATCATCCAGTAGTTCCTTTAACAAGCGTGTTGCACAAATGGGAAACAGACCTTGGTTGCAGCAAGTACCTAATGCATCAAATAGAGGTTCTCTGCAGATGCAATCCCCGTCAAATGCCTCCAGGACACAGCATTCGGCAGCTTCTAGTAAGAGAAAAACACAGTTGGATAGCACTTCCGGTAAAGCCGGTACACCTCGGTCTGTGAATTCTAAAAGTCAGAATAGCCAGATAAAGCAGTCCTCCAAGGCGCAAACTGAATCATCTGAAAGTGTTAGGTCCAAGATGAGAGAGTCATTAGCTGCTGCTCTGGCCTTGGTTTCTCAACAAGGTAAACCGCAGATTCCAAATAATAATAGACCAACTGATGATGCTACCAATACTCAAGGTAAATTAGAGAACAACTCTCAGTGTTCCGGATCAACACCTACATCCATCAATGCTCCACTGGAGCAAAGTATTTCTCAATCAGTTAATTCCTCTTTTGCTGAGGTTGATTCAGTTGGCCGGGTGGAGACAGAGCACATGCAGAGTACATCATTCAAAGAAGATTTTCCTGAAAAATACAAGGACTATGAAGCAGGATCCACAAATGCATCAAACAATGAAAGCATACTGACTTCTATGCAAGTCTTGAACTGTGATAAGCAAGATTTCCAGTCATGTTACACTTTGACTACTGATGATGTTCCTTTTAGTGACAGTTTCTTTATGAAAGATGATCTTTTGCAGGGAAATGGTCTTTCCTGGGTATTATCTGATATGGTGGACGTGGGAAATCAAAGGGAAAGTCAAACTAATATAGAGCAGAGATCAGAACCTGAGGAAAAAGGTGAAGGTTGCAGGGAGGAGGCCCCTTTACCTGAACTTTTGGCATCAAAAATAGAAGCAGAACTCTTTAAACTATTTGGAGGTGTGAATAAGAAGTACAAAGAGAAAGGGAGGTcgcttttatttaatttaaaagatcgCAACAACCCTGAACTTAGAGAAAGGGTTATGTTTGGTCAAATTCCTCCTGAACAATTATGTTCCATGACTGCAGAGGAACTTGCTTCAAAAGAGCTCTCTCAGTGGCGTATAGCCAAGGCTGAGGAGCTTGCTCAAATGGTGGTTTTACCTAATTCAGATGTTGATTTTAGGCGTTTGGTCAAGAAGACTCATAAAGGTGAGTTTCAAGTGGAAGTTGAACATGAAGACAACGTATCCATTGAGGAGGTTTCAGGTGGCACAAACTCAGTGGCTAGAAGCCAAACAGCAAAAAGGGATGTGGAAGGCACTTCTTCAAAACCTGATGTGAACAGTGATGCTGAGAAGCGCAATTTACAGAAGGATGATACATTTTCCATTACCATTTCGTCCACTGATGGCACCGATCCCATGCAGGGCCTTATGACTGATGATGCCTTGAAGGACCCTGATTTTCTTCCACCAATTGTCTCTCTTGATGAATTCATGGAATCTCTTCATTCTGAGCCACCGTTTGAAAATTTACCTCTAGAAACTGGGAAAGTGACACCTGCTTTAGACAAGGATGATTCAGGGGTTGGATCTAAATCAAAATCTTCTGATTTAACTCCAAATGAGCAAGCCGTTGTCACACCTGAGAAGTTTCCAAGCACACGTGTAACTTCAGATGctgaaaaggagaaaaaggctGATGCTGAATCTGGGACCATTTCTTCTGATACGGCGGGATACAGTGGGAGTCAAGCTGACATGAAGTCAACTGATGATCGTACCAAGGAAATGTCTATTGATAATGCGAAGCCTGCACCCAGCGATACTGATTTCAAAGGCAATCAGTCTCATGCCGAAGGGCGATACggtaatgataataaatacaTGAAGGATGCAGTCCCCACTAAGGGTGAATGCCTTTGGGAGGGAATGCTTCAACCCAATATATCTACCACTCAGTCTGTCATAAGCTTCTATAAGAG TGGCGAGAAAACTGCTGCTAAAGACTGGCCTGGGTTTCTCGAGATCAAGGGAAGGGTTCGACTAGATGCATTTGAGAAATTTCTTCAAGATCTTCGATTGTCTAGGAGTCGTGCAATCATG GTTTCACATTTCCTTTCCAAGGAGTTGGACGAGCAATCAACTCTCCGTGAG GTGGCTGAGTCGTATATTTCGGACGAGAGAGTAGGATTTGCAGAGCCTGTGCATGGAGTAGAACTTTACTTTTGCCCACCTCATAAGAAAACAGTTGAAATGCTGAGCAACATACTTCCAAAGGAACAAATTGAGGCAGTTAATTCTATTGATAATGGTCTAATTGGTATTATTGTATGGagaaaaactaatttaactTCGTCTATATCACCCACCACTGCTACTCACCACAAACACAGCTCTAAAAGACAACAATACTTGAGTAGGAGACAGCAAGATATAAATGTGAATGCCAATTCCACCCATAAAGCAGTACCCCCTACGGACCTTAAGACCACTGAGAATGAGAATGATGACGATGATGATGTTCCTCCTGGATTTGGGCCACCGGCCGCCCGAGTCGAGGATGACCTGCCGGAGTTTAATTTCTCCAGTAGTTCGATTCCACCACACTTGGCCCAAAAACCAAAGGAACTATCAAATATGGTTGCATTACATTCGGTTAACCCAGCCCCACCACCTGCACGACCTGTAGAACAAATGAGAGAACTTGTGTACAAATATGGGCAAAACAAAGCAAGTGCACCTTCTTCAGTAAACTGGCAGGATAAATTTGGGGGAACCATTCAACCCTggaatgatgatgatgatgacataCCTGAATGGCAGCCCCAAACATCCCAGAATCAGTTTCTTCCCCAACAGACAATGCATAACTTTCATCTTCGACCGCACATTGTGAATCAATCATTACCGGGTTCACAACAACAGCCTATTATGACACCACAATATCTGCAACCCCCGATGAATGTGACTCATACCCAAAGAAATTTTGACCCTCAATGGCTTCCTTCTCCCCAGGCTACCAACCTTCCCCCAAGAGGTCCACCGCCCTACGGAGCGCCTTCGCAAGGCACTACCTGGCCTCAAAATGTCTCTAGAACTAGTAGGGGATTTTAG